From a single Rutidosis leptorrhynchoides isolate AG116_Rl617_1_P2 chromosome 5, CSIRO_AGI_Rlap_v1, whole genome shotgun sequence genomic region:
- the LOC139846696 gene encoding uncharacterized protein — MAAKASILQITYSDELLNGKPIYVSSNSLPLKASRFEPAGHSFHDVALKLSGCFMEEKVEDDNENENLSKEKEQEYMQSSDSYSSSKGKKKSKDGVVQQDHYALLGLGHLRYLATEEQLKKSYRDTALKHHPDKQAALLLLEKTESAKQAKKDEIENHFKAIQEAYEVLMDPVKRRIFDSTDEFDDEIPTDCAPQDFFKVFGPAFLRNGRWSVNQPIPSLGDENSSIKDVDSFYDFWYAFKSWREFPHDDEFDLDEAESRDHKRWMERQNAKLSEKARKEEHTRIRSLVDNAYKRDPRVLKRKEMLKAEKQKKKEAKYIVKKQQEEEAARIAEEERLKKEEEEKQAAEAASQQKKIKEKEKKLLRKERSRLRTLSTNVVSQHLCNLTEGDVEDLCMALDMLKLKDLCDNMESKEESVQAELLKEALKNADLSQIDYASTNSQRNGSTKVNGTGPKSSSKKKETPWSKEEIELLRKGVKKYPKGTSRRWEVISEHIGTGRSVDEILKATKNELLQKPDPTKAFDSFLEKKKPGQSISSPLTTREESVGASSSASPVETAEPVVSNGVSNGLANGSTSDLDAWSAVQEKALVQALKTFPKEANQRWERVAAAVPGKTVNQCKKKFTLLKDQFRTKKN; from the coding sequence ATGGCAGCCAAAGCAAGCATTCTTCAAATTACCTATTCAGACGAGCTTTTAAATGGCAAACCAATCTACGTGTCTTCAAATTCTCTTCCTCTGAAGGCTTCACGTTTCGAACCTGCTGGGCATTCATTTCATGATGTTGCACTTAAACTCTCTGGTTGTTTTATGGAAGAAAAAGTAGAAGATGATAACGAAAATGAGAATTTGTCGAAAGAAAAAGAACAAGAGTATATGCAATCATCTGATTCATATAGCAGCAGCAAAGGTAAAAAGAAGTCTAAAGATGGAGTCGTCCAACAAGACCATTATGCATTATTGGGTTTGGGTCATTTAAGGTATTTAGCAACTGAGGAGCAACTTAAGAAAAGCTATCGTGACACTGCGTTAAAACATCATCCTGACAAACAGGCGGCTCTTCTTCTTTTAGAGAAAACAGAATCTGCTAAACAAGCGAAAAAAGATGAAATTGAGAACCATTTCAAGGCAATTCAAGAAGCATACGAGGTTTTAATGGATCCTGTGAAGAGAAGAATTTTTGACTCAACTGATGAGTTTGATGATGAAATTCCAACTGATTGTGCCCCTCAAGATTTCTTCAAGGTTTTTGGTCCCGCTTTTTTGAGAAACGGACGTTGGTCAGTTAATCAACCAATACCTTCATTAGGAGATGAAAATTCATCCATTAAAGATGTTGATTCTTTCTATGATTTTTGGTACGCGTTCAAAAGTTGGAGAGAATTCCCACATGATGATGAATTTGATCTTGATGAAGCTGAATCACGTGACCATAAAAGGTGGATGGAAAGACAGAATGCAAAACTGTCAGAGAAAGCTCGAAAAGAAGAACATACAAGAATTCGGTCTCTTGTTGACAATGCTTATAAACGGGACCCACGAGTGCTAAAAAGAAAGGAAATGTTAAAGGcagaaaaacagaagaaaaaagAAGCCAAATACATTGTAAAGAAACAACAAGAAGAGGAAGCTGCTAGAATTGCAGAAGAAGAAAGGCttaagaaagaagaagaagaaaaacaagctGCTGAAGCTGCATCACAACAAAAGAAGAtaaaagagaaagaaaagaaaTTGCTACGTAAAGAACGATCTCGTCTTCGAACTTTATCAACAAACGTTGTGTCTCAACATTTGTGTAATCTGACAGAGGGTGATGTGGAAGATCTGTGTATGGCACTCGACATGTTAAAACTAAAGGACTTGTGCGACAATATGGAATCAAAGGAAGAATCCGTGCAAGCTGAATTACTAAAAGAAGCACTTAAGAATGCTGATCTGTCTCAAATAGACTATGCTTCAACAAATAGTCAACGAAacgggtcaacaaaagtcaacggaaCTGGTCCTAAAAGTAGTTCCAAGAAAAAGGAAACACCTTGGTCGAAAGAAGAGATTGAGCTTTTGAGGAAAGGGGTAAAGAAGTACCCTAAGGGAACTTCAAGAAGGTGGGAGGTTATTTCAGAGCACATCGGCACTGGACGTTCGGTGGATGAGATCCTTAAGGCCACCAAAAATGAGCTTCTCCAAAAACCCGACCCCACAAAAGCGTTTGATTCGTTTCTTGAAAAGAAAAAACCCGGACAGTCAATTTCATCTCCCCTTACAACTCGAGAGGAAAGTGTTGGTGCATCTTCCAGTGCTAGCCCAGTTGAAACAGCTGAACCTGTTGTTTCAAACGGTGTTTCAAATGGTTTGGCAAACGGGTCAACTTCGGATCTGGATGCATGGTCCGCAGTTCAAGAAAAAGCACTGGTTCAAGCTTTAAAGACGTTCCCGAAAGAAGCTAACCAGAGGTGGGAGCGAGTTGCAGCTGCTGTTCCTGGGAAAACTGTTAATCAGTGCAAAAAGAAATTTACTTTGCTCAAGGATCAGTTCAGAACCAAGAAAAATTAA